In one window of Streptomyces sp. NBC_01224 DNA:
- a CDS encoding MaoC family dehydratase, whose amino-acid sequence MQFGRTFEEFEVGAVYKHWPGKTVTEYDDHLFCLLTMNHHPLHMDSNYAEKTTDFGKNVVVGNYIYSLLLGMSVPDVSGKAIVNLEVESLKHVAPTFHGDTIYGETTVLEKTPSKSKNDRGIVYVETRGYKQDGTLVCVFRRKVMVPTETYIKERGGEQPGRPELNQPSQKNVEK is encoded by the coding sequence ATGCAGTTCGGACGCACATTCGAGGAGTTCGAGGTCGGCGCGGTCTACAAGCACTGGCCCGGAAAAACGGTCACCGAGTACGACGACCACCTTTTCTGCCTGCTGACCATGAATCATCACCCGCTCCACATGGACAGCAATTACGCGGAGAAGACAACCGACTTCGGGAAGAACGTTGTCGTCGGCAACTACATTTACTCACTACTGCTCGGAATGTCCGTTCCGGACGTCTCCGGAAAGGCAATCGTCAACCTCGAAGTCGAGTCGCTGAAGCATGTCGCGCCAACCTTCCACGGCGACACGATCTACGGCGAGACGACCGTTCTGGAAAAGACTCCGTCAAAGTCCAAGAACGACCGTGGAATCGTTTATGTGGAGACCAGGGGGTACAAGCAGGACGGCACGCTGGTCTGCGTGTTCCGTCGCAAGGTGATGGTCCCCACCGAGACATACATCAAGGAGCGTGGCGGGGAGCAGCCCGGCCGCCCCGAGCTGAACCAGCCTTCGCAGAAGAACGTGGAGAAGTAG
- a CDS encoding acyl-CoA dehydrogenase family protein, giving the protein MTRLAQTAGLNDVQQEILSTVRDFVDKEIIPVATRLEHRDEYPTEIVEGLKELGLFGLMIPEEYGGLGESLLTYALCVEEIARGWMSVSGIINTHFIVAYMLKQHGTQEQKDTFLPRMALGEVRGAFSMSEPALGSDVAAITSKGVKDGDEYVLNGQKMWLTNGGTSSLVAVLCRSDEGHPEGTAPHKSMTTFLVEKEPGFGEVRPGLTIPGKIDKMGYKGVDTTELIMDGLRIPANRVLGGTTGRGFYQMMDGVEVGRVNVAARGCGVAQRAFELGVSYAQQRHTFGKPIAQHQAIQFKLAEMATKVEAAHAMMVNAARKKDSGERNDLEAGMAKYLASEYCKEVVEDAFRIHGGYGFSKEYEIERLYREAPMLLIGEGTAEIQKMIIGRRLLEEYRFQG; this is encoded by the coding sequence ATGACGCGACTTGCCCAGACTGCCGGTCTCAACGATGTCCAGCAGGAGATTCTCTCCACGGTGCGGGATTTCGTCGACAAGGAGATCATTCCGGTCGCGACCCGGCTGGAACACCGTGACGAGTACCCGACCGAGATCGTCGAGGGGCTCAAGGAGCTCGGCCTGTTCGGGCTGATGATTCCCGAGGAGTACGGGGGCCTGGGTGAGTCGCTTCTCACATACGCACTCTGCGTGGAGGAAATTGCCCGTGGCTGGATGAGCGTGTCGGGAATCATCAATACGCACTTCATCGTGGCGTACATGCTCAAGCAGCACGGCACGCAGGAGCAGAAGGACACATTCCTGCCACGGATGGCTCTGGGCGAGGTCCGGGGCGCGTTCTCGATGTCCGAGCCGGCACTGGGCTCCGATGTCGCGGCGATCACTTCCAAGGGCGTCAAGGACGGCGATGAGTACGTCCTGAACGGCCAGAAGATGTGGCTGACTAACGGTGGCACGTCCTCGCTCGTCGCCGTGCTGTGCCGAAGTGACGAAGGCCACCCCGAAGGGACCGCCCCGCACAAGTCGATGACGACGTTCCTGGTGGAGAAGGAGCCCGGTTTCGGCGAGGTCCGGCCCGGTCTCACCATCCCCGGCAAAATCGACAAAATGGGCTACAAGGGCGTCGACACGACCGAACTCATCATGGACGGGCTACGCATTCCAGCCAATCGGGTACTGGGCGGCACCACCGGCCGAGGGTTTTACCAAATGATGGACGGCGTCGAGGTCGGCCGGGTAAATGTGGCTGCGCGTGGCTGCGGCGTCGCACAGCGTGCATTCGAGCTGGGTGTTTCCTATGCCCAGCAGCGCCACACTTTCGGAAAGCCGATCGCTCAGCACCAGGCGATCCAGTTCAAGCTGGCCGAAATGGCCACCAAGGTCGAGGCCGCCCATGCGATGATGGTAAATGCAGCGCGCAAAAAGGACTCCGGGGAGCGAAACGACCTGGAGGCAGGGATGGCGAAGTACCTCGCCTCCGAGTACTGCAAGGAAGTCGTCGAGGACGCCTTCCGGATCCACGGCGGTTACGGCTTCTCCAAGGAGTACGAGATCGAGCGCCTCTACCGGGAGGCCCCGATGCTGCTGATCGGTGAAGGTACCGCCGAGATCCAGAAAATGATCATTGGGCGCCGACTCCTCGAGGAGTACCGGTTCCAGGGGTGA
- a CDS encoding phosphatidylserine decarboxylase has protein sequence MPDSQTSAPRGGVRLARGASPWLLPTVATAALSLSRARKSGRWAAVAVPTTALAAGMLWFFRDPEREITQGRVISPADGVVQSIMPWKDGRTRVAIFMSPLNVHVNRAPLAGTVTSVEHVPGGFVPAFNKESENNERVVWHFDTELGDIEMVQIAGAVARRIVPYVPQGTKVEQGERIGLIRFGSRVDIYLPEGIDVAVEVGQATTAGVTRIDRD, from the coding sequence ATGCCCGACAGCCAAACCTCTGCACCACGCGGCGGAGTCCGCCTTGCGCGCGGAGCTTCGCCGTGGCTCCTCCCGACCGTGGCCACCGCGGCACTCAGCCTCAGCCGGGCCCGCAAGTCCGGACGCTGGGCCGCGGTGGCCGTGCCCACCACCGCGCTCGCGGCGGGCATGCTGTGGTTCTTCCGCGACCCCGAGCGTGAGATCACCCAGGGCCGGGTCATTTCGCCGGCCGACGGCGTGGTGCAGAGCATCATGCCGTGGAAGGACGGGCGCACCCGCGTCGCGATCTTCATGAGCCCGCTGAATGTCCATGTCAACCGTGCGCCCCTGGCCGGCACGGTGACCTCGGTCGAGCACGTCCCCGGTGGGTTCGTTCCGGCGTTCAACAAGGAGAGCGAGAACAACGAGCGCGTTGTCTGGCACTTCGACACCGAGCTCGGTGACATCGAGATGGTGCAGATCGCGGGTGCGGTCGCCCGTCGCATCGTCCCTTATGTCCCGCAGGGCACGAAGGTGGAGCAGGGCGAGCGCATCGGCCTGATCCGTTTCGGCTCCCGGGTCGACATCTACCTTCCGGAAGGTATCGATGTCGCGGTCGAGGTCGGCCAGGCCACCACCGCGGGGGTGACTCGAATTGACCGTGATTGA
- the pssA gene encoding CDP-diacylglycerol--serine O-phosphatidyltransferase, with amino-acid sequence MTVIDPDTQAGWVPEAESEEDAGEDMPLSLRLSIADTLTLGNATCGFMAVYFTTTGILIPHLTGSDESGMARHSAATAVILMLMAAVFDLFDGLVARKLRSSPMGAELDNLSDLISFGLAPAYFVLVYGMVADDAHQRVSALAAIVVLLAVVLRLARFSCVTMKDGMFQGMPSPFGALTVVSIVLLELPFVPTLLAIVGVAWLMVSRVEYPKPRGVLAVAMLSWIVAAMGLLAAWAFDAPGGQLLLQTGCALQVVLGAVIPLFATARRVNTFRGNRREARATQLP; translated from the coding sequence TTGACCGTGATTGATCCTGACACGCAGGCGGGCTGGGTGCCGGAGGCGGAGTCCGAGGAGGACGCCGGCGAGGACATGCCGCTCTCTCTGCGGCTGTCGATAGCGGACACCCTCACTCTCGGCAACGCGACGTGCGGTTTCATGGCGGTGTACTTCACCACCACCGGAATCCTCATCCCGCACCTCACGGGCAGCGACGAGAGCGGTATGGCCCGGCACTCCGCGGCCACCGCCGTGATCCTCATGCTCATGGCCGCGGTGTTCGACCTCTTCGACGGGCTCGTGGCACGCAAGCTGCGCTCCTCGCCGATGGGTGCCGAGCTGGACAACCTCTCGGACCTGATCAGCTTCGGACTCGCTCCGGCGTACTTCGTCCTCGTGTACGGCATGGTCGCGGACGACGCACACCAGCGGGTCTCGGCGCTGGCGGCGATCGTGGTGCTGCTGGCTGTGGTGCTCAGACTTGCGAGATTCTCCTGCGTGACCATGAAGGACGGCATGTTCCAGGGCATGCCGAGCCCCTTCGGAGCGCTCACGGTCGTCTCGATCGTGCTCCTGGAGCTGCCCTTCGTACCGACGCTGCTCGCGATCGTCGGAGTGGCGTGGCTGATGGTCAGCCGGGTCGAGTACCCGAAACCGCGGGGCGTGCTCGCGGTGGCGATGCTCAGCTGGATCGTGGCCGCGATGGGGCTCCTCGCCGCGTGGGCGTTCGACGCCCCCGGCGGTCAGCTGCTTCTCCAGACCGGCTGTGCTCTGCAGGTGGTCCTGGGAGCGGTCATCCCGCTCTTCGCGACGGCACGGCGGGTGAACACCTTCCGCGGCAACCGGCGTGAGGCACGGGCGACGCAACTGCCGTAG
- a CDS encoding zinc-binding alcohol dehydrogenase family protein — protein sequence MDVSASVPAEQSGWAVRAPGPIGTGPLARVRRAMPAPGPGELLLNVEACGVCRTDLHLAEGDLLPRRPSTVPGHEIVGRVAAVGDGAGLFRIGDRAGGAWLRGTCGSCRYCLGGRENLCPRSTYTGWDADGGFADTALVPEAFAYRLPEDQDAVRLAPLLCAGIIGYRSLRRSALPEGGRLGIYGFGASAHLAAQVAIAEGATVHVLTRSAQARALALDLGAASAGGAYDRPPEPLDSAILFAPVGDLVPVAMEALDRSGTLAIAGIHLSDIPVLNYQRHLFQERNLRSVTSNTREDGRDFLALAGRVGIRVTVSTYPLSRADQALADLAADRVNGAAVLVPG from the coding sequence GTGGATGTCTCCGCGTCCGTTCCGGCCGAGCAGAGCGGCTGGGCCGTCCGGGCACCAGGTCCGATCGGCACCGGGCCCTTGGCGCGCGTGCGCCGCGCGATGCCTGCTCCCGGTCCCGGGGAGCTTCTGCTGAACGTGGAAGCGTGCGGCGTCTGTCGCACGGATCTCCATCTGGCCGAGGGCGATCTCCTGCCACGCCGTCCCTCCACGGTGCCCGGTCATGAGATCGTCGGCCGGGTGGCGGCCGTCGGCGACGGGGCCGGCCTCTTCCGTATCGGCGACCGGGCGGGTGGAGCGTGGCTGCGCGGAACGTGCGGGAGCTGCCGGTACTGCCTGGGCGGCCGGGAGAACCTCTGCCCGCGGTCCACCTATACGGGGTGGGACGCGGACGGCGGCTTCGCCGACACGGCGCTGGTTCCGGAGGCGTTCGCCTACCGGCTCCCGGAAGACCAGGACGCCGTCCGGCTCGCGCCACTCCTCTGCGCGGGAATTATCGGATACCGGTCGCTGAGGCGCAGCGCGCTGCCGGAGGGCGGGCGGCTGGGAATCTACGGCTTCGGCGCGTCGGCCCATCTGGCTGCCCAGGTGGCCATCGCCGAGGGCGCCACCGTTCATGTGCTGACCCGCTCGGCGCAGGCACGCGCGCTCGCTCTGGACCTCGGCGCCGCGTCGGCGGGCGGTGCCTACGACCGCCCACCGGAGCCCCTGGACTCGGCGATCCTGTTCGCACCCGTCGGTGACCTGGTGCCGGTGGCGATGGAGGCACTGGACAGGTCCGGCACGCTCGCCATCGCCGGAATCCATCTGTCGGACATTCCCGTGCTGAACTACCAGCGCCATCTGTTCCAAGAGCGCAATCTGCGCAGCGTCACCTCCAACACCCGCGAGGACGGCCGCGATTTCCTCGCTCTGGCCGGGCGCGTGGGCATCCGGGTCACGGTGAGCACCTACCCGCTCAGCAGGGCCGACCAGGCGCTGGCCGATCTGGCGGCCGACCGGGTGAACGGGGCCGCCGTGCTCGTACCCGGCTGA